The window CAACTTTTTCACTGTCTAAGGAAGCAGTTGGCTCATCTGCCAAAATAATTGCTGGATCCGCATATAAAGCTCTTGCAATGGCAACTCTTTGCTGCTGACCACCAGATAATTCTTTAGGATATTTATTTACCAGCTGCATAATTCCTAATTCATTTAATAGGCCATCAAGTGCATCTTTACTCAGATTGCCGCTTTTTTTAACTTTATCTACTAAGATGAATTGTTCACGAACTGTTAAGTATGGAACCAAATTATAAGCTTGAAGTACAAAGCCAATTTTATCTAATCTTAAGGCATCCGCTTGCTTAGGAGAATAATTAGTTACATTTTCTTTTCCAATAAAAACCTCACCAGAAGTTGGCTTTTGCAAAGCACCGGCGATAGTTAAAAATGTACTCTTACCAGCACCAGAAGGACCTTCTATTAGAACTACCTCTCCTTTTTGAGCCTCAAAGTTAACATCCTTAAGGGCATCAACTTTAGCACTTCCTTGACCATAGGATTTACTTACATTTTTTAATTCAATTACTGACATATAAATTTTCCTCCTAAACAGCCTTTGAAGGATCCACTTTAAGAATCGACCTAATCGGAATTAACCCACCAATTATCCCCATTAAGATCATTCCAACAAATGTTGAAATCATAATCCACGGTGCAAAATCAATTGGTACTGTAGCTGGCATTACACTAACCGTACCCAACATCAAAATATATGCTAACGCCGTACCTAAAATCACTAAGATAAGTGATTGACTAAGCGTTGCACCAATTAGAGTCTTGCTTGGTATTCCTTGTGCTCTTAAGACTGCATAATTTGGCATCTTTTGAATGGTTAAAATATATAAAAATACTGCAATAATAATTAATGAAATTACAAATAGAAAGCCAATCATTAATTCAAAGGTGGAATTTTGTGCTGTATAACCAGGAAGCTTATTAACAAAAGTTTGTTTATTATATGATTTAACATTCTTAGTCTTGAAGTCTAAGTTTTTCTTGGAGATAATTCCTGATGCAACAACATTAGGAGCCATAGGACGTAATTTCTTCCAAGTAGCCATCGTACCATAAGCAATTGGAGCAATATTAATTTTGGCATTTTTTAAGAAACCAACGATTTTATATTTTTTGTCGCTACCGTTTAAAGTAACTTCATCGCCAAGACGATATCCCCGATTCCAAAGAATTTGATCTACTGCTATTTCATTATCATGTTTAGCCTTGCGTCCCGATACGACTTCTAAATTTTTATAAATATATTCACTTTTATTTAGACCAATAAATTGAGCGGAAACTGTTTGATGCTTCTTTTCTTTTACTACAATTGGAACTATTCCAATATAACTGTCATTATCTGTCTTTTTAAAATCCTTTAATTCTGTTTTAGTTAATAAAGACTGATTTAAATTCACATTAGAATTATCATTTAAAACAACAGATTGCGTCTGCCAACTATTAACTGCTTGCGTATTTTCTGAAGCTAAACCTACCGATAATGACGACAGCATGAAGATCAAATATGCAATTAAAAAAATCATTAGTGTAATTAATCCATATCGCAACTTCTCGTATTTTATTTCTTTTAGAGCTAAAAACATTTTTTCCTACTTTCCTTCTAATAAACACAAACTTTCATGATATCTTTTTAAAATTTTGTCTTTATTCTTTTTATCAAATAAAGCTAAATCAATAGCTTCATGAGTCAGAACCATTGCAGCCCAAACTTTAGAATTTAAATTTAAAAAGGCTAATTTTTTCTTTTTATTTTCACCAATAAAAGCCTGATTCTGACTAATATGCATCTTAACCAGATCCAAGTAAACACTGTTCTCGGTCTGGTTAATAAAATCAACGGTCATTTTATAAAAAGCTTCTGGATCAAATTCCCTTAGTCTTGATGGAGGCCCCATATGAACTTCTTTCATCGCTAGACCGTATAGATAGCTATAAGCATCTTTTAAATCTCCAAAATATTTATAAAATGCACCTCGCGCAATTTCTGCATCCTTTACAATTCTTGCTACTTGAGCTTTAGCTAACGGATAAGTGCTGAACTCTTTTAAGAGTGCTTTTTCAATTTTTTGTTTCTTTTCATCCGAAAGATTTATAAACGTCTCACTAACCATATCATTTCCTCATGTGACATCGTGTCATTTAACTTGTTTTAAGTTTATTCTTAAAGTGACACCGTGTCAACTTTTATAACTAAAAAAACTCATGCTAAATTTGCATGAGTTTCATTACTAGGCTAAAACACGATTATAGTAAACTAAAGTACCATAATCTTTATTAATATCTAATTCTGCCAAACCACAATTTTGCATTTGATCAAAGTACTTAATATCACCATTAGTTAAAAAGTGAGCGCAAATCATTCTACTTACCACACCATGACAAACTACTAAAACTGTGTCATCAGCATGCTTTTGATATAAATCATCAAAGAATGCAGCAATTCTCTTTCTAAAATCTTCGCGCTTTTCAACGTCTGAAGCGTATTTATAGATATTGTCGTTAATTAATCCTTTTTTATTAAAAGCGTCTGGATATTTAGCACGATATTCCGCAGAAGATTTTCCATCCCAAGAACCATAATTTAATTCTTCAATTCGCTTATCAGTTTGAATTGGAGTTTTATCTCCTACAAAAATTCGTGCAGTTTCTTGTGCTCTTTTTAAAGGACTTGCATATATTGCATCAAATTGACTAGGATCAAAATTCTTAGCCGCTTTTTCCGCATATTCACGTCCTTCTTTACTTAAATCAGGGTTAACGCTTGATCCTTGAATCATACCTTGCTTGTTTAGTTCAGTAGTTCCATGACGTAAAATTACTACTCTCATAAACTTGATTACCTCTTAATTCCATAATATAAAGGCTCCGTCCGATTAAAAGTCATCAATCT of the Lactobacillus isalae genome contains:
- a CDS encoding ABC transporter ATP-binding protein — its product is MSVIELKNVSKSYGQGSAKVDALKDVNFEAQKGEVVLIEGPSGAGKSTFLTIAGALQKPTSGEVFIGKENVTNYSPKQADALRLDKIGFVLQAYNLVPYLTVREQFILVDKVKKSGNLSKDALDGLLNELGIMQLVNKYPKELSGGQQQRVAIARALYADPAIILADEPTASLDSEKVEEVGKLFKSLAKQKEKAIILVTHDLRLNKYSDKIYEMLDGHLSLKKG
- a CDS encoding ABC transporter permease translates to MFLALKEIKYEKLRYGLITLMIFLIAYLIFMLSSLSVGLASENTQAVNSWQTQSVVLNDNSNVNLNQSLLTKTELKDFKKTDNDSYIGIVPIVVKEKKHQTVSAQFIGLNKSEYIYKNLEVVSGRKAKHDNEIAVDQILWNRGYRLGDEVTLNGSDKKYKIVGFLKNAKINIAPIAYGTMATWKKLRPMAPNVVASGIISKKNLDFKTKNVKSYNKQTFVNKLPGYTAQNSTFELMIGFLFVISLIIIAVFLYILTIQKMPNYAVLRAQGIPSKTLIGATLSQSLILVILGTALAYILMLGTVSVMPATVPIDFAPWIMISTFVGMILMGIIGGLIPIRSILKVDPSKAV
- a CDS encoding TetR/AcrR family transcriptional regulator encodes the protein MVSETFINLSDEKKQKIEKALLKEFSTYPLAKAQVARIVKDAEIARGAFYKYFGDLKDAYSYLYGLAMKEVHMGPPSRLREFDPEAFYKMTVDFINQTENSVYLDLVKMHISQNQAFIGENKKKKLAFLNLNSKVWAAMVLTHEAIDLALFDKKNKDKILKRYHESLCLLEGK
- a CDS encoding histidine phosphatase family protein, encoding MRVVILRHGTTELNKQGMIQGSSVNPDLSKEGREYAEKAAKNFDPSQFDAIYASPLKRAQETARIFVGDKTPIQTDKRIEELNYGSWDGKSSAEYRAKYPDAFNKKGLINDNIYKYASDVEKREDFRKRIAAFFDDLYQKHADDTVLVVCHGVVSRMICAHFLTNGDIKYFDQMQNCGLAELDINKDYGTLVYYNRVLA